One Oncorhynchus clarkii lewisi isolate Uvic-CL-2024 chromosome 32, UVic_Ocla_1.0, whole genome shotgun sequence DNA window includes the following coding sequences:
- the LOC139392161 gene encoding alpha-taxilin-like isoform X1 has translation MKKQDTQESSTQGSDAAPGTGEMEASKVTETSSPKEQEQDMPSQADGTESAVAVVSNTAESAAVPTVPPVADPVPVSTVADPVPVSTVADPVPVSTVADPVPVSTVTDPLPLPVSTIEEGVSSQCDMAEELSRQLEDILNTYCLEDNGEDGVNLPNGQSHCPVLNGLANEELDAKPEEVKVSAGGVEKVKKKVKGLGKEITLLMQTLNTLSTPEDKLTGLCKKYAELLEERRNNQKLMRVLQKKQSQLVQETDHLRNEHSKTILARSKLESLCRELQRHNRTLKDDGMQRARVEEEKRKEVTAHFQVTLYDIQAQMEQHDERNASLRLENSELAEKLKKLIQQYELREEHIDKVFKHKELQQQLVDAKLHQAQGLLIESEDRHHREKDFLLKEAAESQRMCELMKQQEVHLKQQLSLYTEKFEEFQTTLSKSNEVFTTFKQEMEKMTKKIKKLEKETTMYRSRWESSNKALLNMAEEKTLQDREFDSLQGKVARLEKLCRALQNERNELSKKVQGLSTDDETSPGDESTSLPPIDSQEPSPDPDTTTPSSPTPCCHFSPELDTENQACAASLTAQE, from the exons ATGAAGAAACAGGACACACAAGAGTCGTCCACGCAGGGCAGTGATGCAGCACCTGGCACGGGAGAGATGGAGGCAAGCAAGGTTACAGAGACCAGTAGCCCAAAAGAGCAAGAGCAGGACATGCCTTCACAAGCTGATGGGACTGAAAGCGCAG TGGCTGTCGTTTCCAACACAGCAGAGTCTGCAGCCGTCCCCACGGTCCCACCTGTAGCAGACCCTGTACCAGTCTCCACTGTAGCAGACCCTGTACCAGTCTCCACTGTAGCAGACCCTGTACCAGTCTCCACTGTAGCAGACCCTGTACCAGTCTCCACTGTAACAGACCCTTTACCCCTCCCGGTCTCCACTATAGAGGAGGGGGTGTCGTCTCAATGTGACATGGCTGAGGAGCTGAGCCGCCAGCTGGAGGACATCCTCAACACCTACTGCTTGGAGGACAACGGGGAGGACGGAGTTAACCTGCCCAACGGCCAATCACACTGCCCCGTGCTCAACGGCCTGGCCAATGAGGAGTTGGATGCCAAGCCGGAGGAGGTCAAAGTGAGCGCCGGCGGAGTGGAGAAAgtgaagaagaaggtgaaggGGCTGG GTAAAGAGATCACCCTTCTGATGCAGACCCTGAATACTCTGAGTACTCCAGAGGATAAACTGACAGGCCTCTGTAAGAAGTATGCTGAACTG ctggAGGAGCGGCGGAACAACCAGAAGCTAATGCGGGTCCTGCAGAAGAAACAGTCTCAGCTGGTGCAGGAGACGGACCACCTGAGGAACGAACACAGCAAGACCATCCTGGCACGCAGCAAACTGGAGTCACTCTGTCGGGAGCTGCAGAGACACAACCGCACACTCAAG GACGACGGGATGCAGCGTGCAcgtgtggaggaggagaagaggaaggaagtGACGGCACACTTCCAG GTGACTCTGTATGACATCCAGGCCCAGATGGAGCAGCATGACGAGAGGAATGCCAGTCTTAGGCTGGAGAACTCTGAGCTGGCAGAGAAGCTCAAGAAACTCATCCAACAGTACGAACTACGAGAGGAG cACATTGACAAGGTGTTCAAGCATAAGGAACTGCAGCAACAGTTGGTGGATGCGAAGCTACACCAGGCTCAGGGTTTGCTCATAGAGTCAGAGGACCGCCATCACAGAGAGAAGGACTTT cTGCTGAAGGAAGCGGCAGAGTCTCAGAGGATGTGTGAGCTCATGAAGCAGCAGGAGGTGCATCTCAAACAACAG CTGTCCTTATACACAGAGAAGTTTGAGGAGTTCCAGACGACTCTGTCCAAGAGCAACGAGGTGTTCACCACATTCAAACAGGAGATGGAGAAG ATGACGAAGAAGATCAAGAAGCTGGAGAAGGAGACGACCATGTATCGTTCCAGGTGGGAGAGCAGCAACAAGGCCCTGCTGAACATGGCTGAGGAG AAAACTCTGCAGGATCGTGAGTTTGACAGCCTCCAGGGGAAGGTAGCGAGGCTGGAGAAGCTCTGTCGGGCGTTGCAGAACGAACGCAACGAACTCAGCAAGAAGGTACAGGGCCTTAGCACCGACGACGAAACCAGCCCAGGAGATgaatccacctccctcccccccaTAGACTCCCAGGAGCCCAGCCCAGACCCCGACACCACCACCCCTAGTTCCCCCACACCCTGCTGCCATTTCAGCCCAGAGTTGGACACTGAGAACCAGGCCTGTGCAGCCTCCCTCACGGCCCAGGAATGA
- the LOC139392161 gene encoding alpha-taxilin-like isoform X2: MAEELSRQLEDILNTYCLEDNGEDGVNLPNGQSHCPVLNGLANEELDAKPEEVKVSAGGVEKVKKKVKGLGKEITLLMQTLNTLSTPEDKLTGLCKKYAELLEERRNNQKLMRVLQKKQSQLVQETDHLRNEHSKTILARSKLESLCRELQRHNRTLKDDGMQRARVEEEKRKEVTAHFQVTLYDIQAQMEQHDERNASLRLENSELAEKLKKLIQQYELREEHIDKVFKHKELQQQLVDAKLHQAQGLLIESEDRHHREKDFLLKEAAESQRMCELMKQQEVHLKQQLSLYTEKFEEFQTTLSKSNEVFTTFKQEMEKMTKKIKKLEKETTMYRSRWESSNKALLNMAEEKTLQDREFDSLQGKVARLEKLCRALQNERNELSKKVQGLSTDDETSPGDESTSLPPIDSQEPSPDPDTTTPSSPTPCCHFSPELDTENQACAASLTAQE, translated from the exons ATGGCTGAGGAGCTGAGCCGCCAGCTGGAGGACATCCTCAACACCTACTGCTTGGAGGACAACGGGGAGGACGGAGTTAACCTGCCCAACGGCCAATCACACTGCCCCGTGCTCAACGGCCTGGCCAATGAGGAGTTGGATGCCAAGCCGGAGGAGGTCAAAGTGAGCGCCGGCGGAGTGGAGAAAgtgaagaagaaggtgaaggGGCTGG GTAAAGAGATCACCCTTCTGATGCAGACCCTGAATACTCTGAGTACTCCAGAGGATAAACTGACAGGCCTCTGTAAGAAGTATGCTGAACTG ctggAGGAGCGGCGGAACAACCAGAAGCTAATGCGGGTCCTGCAGAAGAAACAGTCTCAGCTGGTGCAGGAGACGGACCACCTGAGGAACGAACACAGCAAGACCATCCTGGCACGCAGCAAACTGGAGTCACTCTGTCGGGAGCTGCAGAGACACAACCGCACACTCAAG GACGACGGGATGCAGCGTGCAcgtgtggaggaggagaagaggaaggaagtGACGGCACACTTCCAG GTGACTCTGTATGACATCCAGGCCCAGATGGAGCAGCATGACGAGAGGAATGCCAGTCTTAGGCTGGAGAACTCTGAGCTGGCAGAGAAGCTCAAGAAACTCATCCAACAGTACGAACTACGAGAGGAG cACATTGACAAGGTGTTCAAGCATAAGGAACTGCAGCAACAGTTGGTGGATGCGAAGCTACACCAGGCTCAGGGTTTGCTCATAGAGTCAGAGGACCGCCATCACAGAGAGAAGGACTTT cTGCTGAAGGAAGCGGCAGAGTCTCAGAGGATGTGTGAGCTCATGAAGCAGCAGGAGGTGCATCTCAAACAACAG CTGTCCTTATACACAGAGAAGTTTGAGGAGTTCCAGACGACTCTGTCCAAGAGCAACGAGGTGTTCACCACATTCAAACAGGAGATGGAGAAG ATGACGAAGAAGATCAAGAAGCTGGAGAAGGAGACGACCATGTATCGTTCCAGGTGGGAGAGCAGCAACAAGGCCCTGCTGAACATGGCTGAGGAG AAAACTCTGCAGGATCGTGAGTTTGACAGCCTCCAGGGGAAGGTAGCGAGGCTGGAGAAGCTCTGTCGGGCGTTGCAGAACGAACGCAACGAACTCAGCAAGAAGGTACAGGGCCTTAGCACCGACGACGAAACCAGCCCAGGAGATgaatccacctccctcccccccaTAGACTCCCAGGAGCCCAGCCCAGACCCCGACACCACCACCCCTAGTTCCCCCACACCCTGCTGCCATTTCAGCCCAGAGTTGGACACTGAGAACCAGGCCTGTGCAGCCTCCCTCACGGCCCAGGAATGA